The genomic window AACTTCCGATAAAATGTATCCCATGATTCCAATTTAAATGGTAAGTTAAAGGTCGATTCAAAATTATGTCTTTTGTAGCTTTCCTCTAAATCATTTTGAGTACGCCCACCTATTACTATATTATGAATGTTAATATCTTTATTTTTATCTACAAGAGTGTCTTGTTCAGGACCAATAAATGCATTAAAAAGCTTATCTCTATTGAATGCTTTTTCTCTACAGTCATGAACAAGATTTCTAAAAGATGTTATATTTTCATGTATATATCTTAATCTATCACGAATTTGATTAGCCGCCGTATCAATTTTATAATTGAATTTTTTATAATTGCCTTTATTTAGTAAATTAAAATCAGCTCCTTTTACTTCAATAAGGAATACATCCATTCTTGACATGCCTGTTAAAAGCATAAAATCAACAAAGCCATTATTTATAGGGAACTCAGAAAAGCATACATAGCTATCATTTGGAGATGCGTAGATCTCTGCAAAAAAAGACAAATCATTTTTTAACAAATTCAAAAACTCAGTTTCAGTTGAATTTTTTGTTATTAATTCGTACAAAGAATTTTTTGAAATCATATTTTTTTCAATTTCAAACTGTCTTAAGATATATTGAGATTCTAACTGGTCAGGTAATTCTGAATGTGGAGCAATTAACGTTCTAAGTTGTTCAATTTCCTCCAACAATTCAATATTTTTGAGAGTCATATCACCTATTTCATTATCATCACATTCAAGTAATTCTAAAACTCTTTCGTATGTTATAGATTCCCATTCTGTATTATTTTCTTTATTCAATTTAATAATATCAAAGATATGGTTGCGACCAATAGATGGTTCATAATGTTCAATAAAAATACTAGTTTCAGTCATTCGATATTTCTCAATTAACGTTTTACAAATTGCTTCAATAGAATTTGTAACAGATGCAGAAGTATTTTTTGTATCTAAATCAGTAATAAGTACTAATATTTTTGAATGGGAATTTACAAATGTTCTAATTCTGCAAATTCCATCTTTATTGTAATTATTTGCGAATGAGTATCTAAGAATGAAGTCATTAATTTTCATAATTGTATTTTTTACTTTCAAATTTAATAATTCTGACTAAGAATTTATGTGTGTCTAATAATAAAAAAACCGCCCCACAAAAGCAGAACGGTTAGTATATTAAATTGTCTCAGCGACACGCTGTTACATCATTCCCGGCATTCCACCACCCATTGGTATAGCTGGTTCTGCGCTCTTAATTTCAGTGATTACACATTCAGTTGTTAAAAGCATTCCAGAAACAGAAGCTGCGTTTTCAAGGGCAACTCTTGTTACTTTTGTAGGATCGATGATCCCTTCTTCAAGCATGTTTACGTATTCGTCAGTTTTTGCGTTGTATCCGAAATCTCCACTTCCTTCTGCTACTTTAGCAACGATTACAGAACCTTCGCCACCTGCATTAGCAACGATTTGTCTCAATGGCTCCTCGATGGCTCTTTTTACGATTTTAATACCTGTAGACTCGTCAGAATTGATTCCTGTAAGGTTTTCCAAAGCAGAGATCGCTCTTACCAAAGCAACACCACCACCTGCAACGATACCTTCTTCAACAGCTGCTCTTGTAGCGTGAAGTGCATCGTCTACTCTGTCTTTTTTCTCCTTCATTTCAACTTCAGAAGCTGCACCTACGTAAAGAACAGCAACACCTCCGGCTAATTTAGCCAGTCTTTCCTGTAATTTTTCTTTGTCATAATCGGAAGTAGAAGTTTCCATCTGAGCTTTGATCTGAGAAACTCTTCCTTTGATCTTGCTTTCGTCACCACCACCGTTTACGATCGTTGTGTTGTCTTTATCGATCGATACTTTTTCAGCAGTTCCCAGCATATCCAAAGAGATGTTTTCCATAGTGAAACCTTGCTCTTCAGAAATCACCTGTCCGCCAGTTAAGATCGCGATATCTTCCAACATTGCTTTTCTTCTGTCTCCGAATCCCGGAGCTTTTACAGCAGCAATTTTAAGAGAACCTCTTAATTTGTTTACCACTAAAGTTGCCAAAGCTTCACCTTCAACTTCTTCAGAGATGATTAATAAAGACTTACCTCCCTGTGCGATTGGCTCAAGAACAGGAAGCAATTCTTTCATTGAAGAGATTTTTTTCTCTACTAAAAGGATGTATGGATTTTCTAGTTCAGCCAGCATTTTCTCAGGGTTTGTCACGAAGTAAGGTGACTGGTATCCTCTGTCGAACTGCATCCCTTCTACAACGTCTACCGTTGTATCGATACCTTTAGCTTCTTCTACGGTGATAACACCTTCTTTCCCCACTTTTCCGAAAGCTTCAGCGATCAATGCACCGATTGTTTCGTCGTTGTTAGCAGAAACTGAAGCAACCTGCTTCACCATTTCTGTAGAATCTCCAACAGTTTTAGACTGAGATTTTAAGTTTTCAACAACCGCAGTTACTGCTTTGTCGATCCCTCTTTTCAAGTCCATTGGGTTTGCACCTGCAGCTACGTTCTTAAGACCTTCTCTTACGATAGCCTGTGCCAATACAGTAGCGGTAGTTGTACCGTCTCCTGCGATATCATTGGTTTTGGAAGCCACTTCTTTTACCATTTGTGCTCCCATATTTTCTACTCTGTCTTCAAGTTCGATTTCTTTTGCTACAGAAACACCGTCTTTCGTTACGTGAGGTGCACCGAAAGATTTTTCGATTACTACGTTTCTCCCTTTTGGTCCCAACGTTACTTTTACTGCATTAGCCAATGCATCAACCCCTCTTTTTAAAGCGTCTCTTGATTCAATATCGAATTTTATTTCTTTTGCCATAATGTTAAGCTTTAAGCTTTAGGCGATAAGCGGTAAGCTTTTGCCTTGAAGCTGTTAATTATTATTTAATAATTTTTTTCTAAGTTGTATAAGTTTTTGTCTGATTAAATTCAGTTTAGGATTAAGGCTTGATAATTTATCTTCGGTTGTGAAACCTAAATCGCAAGAGAGAAAAAGTAAATATTCCGTTTCGTTTGTTGAACCAATACTTATTTCTAAAAATCTTGCAAATTCTTTATCGGTTGATCTTCCACAACCTTCCGCAATATTTGTTGGAATAGAGACTGATGCTCTTCTTATTTGAGATGTTAAGCCAAAAAGTTCTGATTTTGGAAAGCTTTCAGAAATAATATAAATTTCTTTTACCAACTCATGGGCAATTTTCCAGATATCATATCTTTTGTAGTCTCTCATTGCCTATTGCTTATAGCCTAAAGCCTACTGCTTTTTATC from Chryseobacterium wanjuense includes these protein-coding regions:
- a CDS encoding Shedu immune nuclease family protein, with translation MKINDFILRYSFANNYNKDGICRIRTFVNSHSKILVLITDLDTKNTSASVTNSIEAICKTLIEKYRMTETSIFIEHYEPSIGRNHIFDIIKLNKENNTEWESITYERVLELLECDDNEIGDMTLKNIELLEEIEQLRTLIAPHSELPDQLESQYILRQFEIEKNMISKNSLYELITKNSTETEFLNLLKNDLSFFAEIYASPNDSYVCFSEFPINNGFVDFMLLTGMSRMDVFLIEVKGADFNLLNKGNYKKFNYKIDTAANQIRDRLRYIHENITSFRNLVHDCREKAFNRDKLFNAFIGPEQDTLVDKNKDINIHNIVIGGRTQNDLEESYKRHNFESTFNLPFKLESWDTFYRKLRRK
- the groL gene encoding chaperonin GroEL (60 kDa chaperone family; promotes refolding of misfolded polypeptides especially under stressful conditions; forms two stacked rings of heptamers to form a barrel-shaped 14mer; ends can be capped by GroES; misfolded proteins enter the barrel where they are refolded when GroES binds); its protein translation is MAKEIKFDIESRDALKRGVDALANAVKVTLGPKGRNVVIEKSFGAPHVTKDGVSVAKEIELEDRVENMGAQMVKEVASKTNDIAGDGTTTATVLAQAIVREGLKNVAAGANPMDLKRGIDKAVTAVVENLKSQSKTVGDSTEMVKQVASVSANNDETIGALIAEAFGKVGKEGVITVEEAKGIDTTVDVVEGMQFDRGYQSPYFVTNPEKMLAELENPYILLVEKKISSMKELLPVLEPIAQGGKSLLIISEEVEGEALATLVVNKLRGSLKIAAVKAPGFGDRRKAMLEDIAILTGGQVISEEQGFTMENISLDMLGTAEKVSIDKDNTTIVNGGGDESKIKGRVSQIKAQMETSTSDYDKEKLQERLAKLAGGVAVLYVGAASEVEMKEKKDRVDDALHATRAAVEEGIVAGGGVALVRAISALENLTGINSDESTGIKIVKRAIEEPLRQIVANAGGEGSVIVAKVAEGSGDFGYNAKTDEYVNMLEEGIIDPTKVTRVALENAASVSGMLLTTECVITEIKSAEPAIPMGGGMPGMM
- a CDS encoding four helix bundle protein, producing MRDYKRYDIWKIAHELVKEIYIISESFPKSELFGLTSQIRRASVSIPTNIAEGCGRSTDKEFARFLEISIGSTNETEYLLFLSCDLGFTTEDKLSSLNPKLNLIRQKLIQLRKKLLNNN